A region from the Desulfomarina profundi genome encodes:
- a CDS encoding lytic murein transglycosylase: protein MRFLVLTIFILCSCVHFSMARSEPSAADLVRDGQEIDLSSPQYIDFFQELETKYHFSHSELLSLFRGVSIKRKVLQLMDQQWEGKPYYKYWPLFITPSSIAKGKKELLKHRQLFDRIEKKFGVDREIIVAIWGIESRFGTNTGGFNLFRALNTLFAAYPRRSDFFRKELIHFLLLCRENNLDPLSIKGSYAGAFGQAQFMPSSYNEYGVDFDGDSRRDLISSSEDIFASIANYLKRFNWVLHAPLFADIGSELKDDILVAAYKKGRKGRVDWRLVARVQDRKIPRPQKNGRLSIIGLEKSPFFGGGTRFVAGYPNLQAITEYNHSNKYAMAVAEMALAFRGKN, encoded by the coding sequence ATGAGATTTCTTGTTCTCACCATATTTATTCTCTGTTCATGTGTCCATTTTTCCATGGCCCGGAGTGAACCGTCAGCTGCTGACCTGGTCAGGGACGGGCAGGAGATAGATCTTTCTTCTCCACAATATATTGATTTTTTCCAGGAACTGGAGACAAAATATCATTTCAGCCACAGTGAACTGCTTTCCCTGTTCAGGGGAGTGAGTATAAAGCGCAAGGTCCTTCAGCTGATGGATCAGCAGTGGGAAGGAAAACCCTACTACAAATACTGGCCTCTTTTTATTACTCCTTCCTCGATTGCAAAAGGGAAAAAAGAACTCCTGAAACACAGGCAACTCTTTGACAGAATTGAGAAAAAATTCGGAGTCGACCGGGAAATTATAGTGGCAATATGGGGAATCGAATCCAGATTTGGAACCAATACAGGAGGTTTTAACCTTTTCAGGGCCCTCAATACCCTCTTTGCCGCTTACCCCCGCAGATCTGATTTCTTCCGTAAGGAACTGATCCACTTTCTCCTGCTCTGCCGGGAAAACAACCTCGATCCGCTCTCCATCAAAGGGTCCTATGCAGGAGCTTTCGGACAGGCTCAGTTCATGCCTTCCAGTTACAATGAATATGGAGTCGATTTTGACGGTGATTCCAGACGTGACCTTATTTCATCTTCGGAAGATATCTTTGCTTCCATCGCCAATTATCTCAAACGATTCAACTGGGTCCTCCATGCTCCATTGTTTGCTGATATCGGCAGTGAATTGAAAGATGATATCCTTGTCGCCGCTTATAAAAAAGGGCGTAAAGGTCGTGTGGACTGGCGCCTGGTGGCAAGGGTTCAGGATCGTAAAATTCCCCGTCCCCAGAAAAACGGCAGATTGTCAATTATCGGGCTGGAAAAATCTCCCTTTTTCGGTGGCGGTACACGCTTTGTCGCCGGGTATCCCAACCTGCAGGCCATCACGGAGTATAATCACAGTAATAAATATGCCATGGCGGTTGCGGAAATGGCCCTTGCCTTCAGGGGAAAAAACTAA
- a CDS encoding LPS-assembly protein LptD, with translation MPSRFPQLLNLRRIFIVISSLLLTGVTQQVLAEKLATEQWDISADKVVRYENPSSIVAKGNVILEKKERIPAARHTTAAKTTEWAELLEEATPVKEITADEISDETEPRYKTTVTIRADWIVYDIELESIKAKGNVQIITDEDKLFAEEGNIKLGNETGKFTNATILRKKNSLHLEGKSIEKTGFDTYRIKDGWVITCKLENNEAPPWSFSSSEANVRQNGYAFLKHAKFNIKNIPVFYTPYLVIPVKNTRQTGFLFPEFSQSSNGGFGFNLPFFLNISESMDATFFPQYHVKRGFMPGIEFRYVEKASDKGLFSANYLHDRLSDPSETQYYQDTGFTHTNKDRYWIRGKADHTFANVWQSRLDIDVVSDQDYLTEFKSGVTGFKKNHNQYLKTFGRGFQNETDKFRQNSLKILRSWNGMSLETNFLAINEADKNASDTNTPLWKLPSVDFSGAVPLSDSSFTLDWDADYVNYWREDGIGGHRVDLHPTLATPVPLSPYLESRAEVGLRDTFYYVKSYGDSEWDKDDTQNRFLLEFETEVATTLEKNFFHDDSGHRSGAHQVRPFIRYGYIQDIDQKDLPQFDKVDTIGEKNSISYGIDNFFNTFTYNKSGMEKLREYAYLKLQQSYDLRDEASDEPFSDIYTKLGWKPFKRADIYYRSFYDVYDNRFNSHTFEGDYTNSRGDSFGLDYSYKPSSDIEQVNGRIQARILANWIAGGEVKYSIAHEETDEATASLTYQALCWSVKFETKYTPADTTYLVLFKLANIGGIGIK, from the coding sequence GTGCCATCACGTTTTCCCCAACTCTTGAATTTACGCCGCATTTTCATCGTAATTTCGTCACTGTTGCTGACCGGTGTCACACAACAAGTTCTGGCAGAAAAACTTGCTACCGAACAGTGGGATATTTCTGCGGATAAAGTTGTCCGTTATGAAAATCCCAGCTCAATCGTTGCCAAAGGCAATGTCATTCTGGAGAAAAAAGAACGAATACCTGCAGCCCGACACACTACCGCTGCAAAAACGACAGAGTGGGCTGAATTGCTGGAAGAAGCCACGCCGGTAAAAGAAATTACAGCTGATGAAATTTCCGATGAAACAGAACCCAGATACAAAACCACGGTAACCATCAGGGCAGACTGGATAGTTTACGACATAGAACTTGAATCAATCAAGGCCAAGGGCAATGTTCAGATTATCACGGACGAGGACAAGCTGTTTGCCGAAGAAGGAAATATCAAACTGGGCAATGAAACAGGAAAGTTCACCAACGCCACCATCCTGCGTAAGAAAAACTCCCTGCACCTGGAAGGTAAATCCATCGAAAAAACCGGTTTTGATACCTATCGCATCAAAGACGGCTGGGTCATTACCTGTAAACTTGAAAACAACGAGGCTCCCCCATGGAGCTTTTCCAGTTCGGAAGCAAATGTTCGCCAGAACGGATACGCGTTTTTGAAGCACGCCAAATTCAATATTAAGAACATCCCGGTTTTCTATACACCGTACCTGGTCATCCCCGTTAAAAATACCCGTCAGACCGGTTTTCTGTTCCCTGAGTTTTCCCAGTCAAGTAACGGCGGATTCGGCTTTAACCTACCTTTTTTCCTCAATATTTCAGAGTCAATGGATGCCACCTTCTTCCCCCAGTACCATGTGAAGAGAGGGTTCATGCCCGGAATTGAATTCAGGTATGTTGAAAAGGCAAGTGACAAAGGACTTTTTTCAGCCAATTACCTGCATGACCGCCTTTCCGATCCCTCCGAGACCCAATATTACCAGGATACCGGCTTTACCCATACCAACAAGGACCGTTACTGGATACGGGGCAAGGCGGACCACACCTTTGCAAATGTCTGGCAGAGCCGTCTGGACATAGATGTCGTTTCCGACCAGGACTATCTCACTGAATTCAAGTCCGGTGTGACCGGTTTTAAAAAGAATCACAACCAGTACCTGAAAACCTTCGGTCGTGGCTTTCAGAATGAAACCGACAAATTCAGACAGAACAGCCTCAAAATACTGAGAAGCTGGAATGGCATGTCCCTTGAAACAAATTTTCTGGCCATCAATGAAGCTGATAAAAATGCGAGCGACACCAACACACCGCTCTGGAAACTGCCCAGCGTGGATTTCAGCGGTGCTGTTCCCTTGAGTGACAGCAGTTTCACCCTGGATTGGGATGCCGATTATGTCAATTACTGGAGAGAAGACGGAATAGGAGGCCACAGGGTTGACCTCCACCCCACCCTTGCGACTCCCGTCCCCCTCAGCCCCTACCTGGAATCCAGAGCTGAAGTTGGACTTCGCGATACTTTTTATTATGTCAAAAGCTATGGGGACAGCGAATGGGACAAGGATGACACCCAGAACCGTTTTCTGCTTGAATTTGAGACGGAAGTTGCCACAACCCTTGAAAAAAACTTTTTTCATGATGATTCCGGTCATCGCAGCGGAGCTCACCAGGTCAGGCCTTTTATAAGATACGGTTATATTCAGGATATTGACCAGAAAGACCTTCCCCAGTTTGACAAAGTGGACACGATTGGTGAAAAAAATTCCATCAGTTATGGAATTGATAATTTTTTCAACACCTTCACCTATAATAAATCAGGCATGGAAAAACTGAGGGAATACGCCTACCTGAAACTTCAGCAGTCCTATGATCTGCGTGACGAAGCTTCAGATGAACCGTTTTCCGACATCTACACCAAACTGGGCTGGAAACCATTCAAAAGAGCTGATATCTACTACAGAAGTTTCTATGACGTCTATGACAACAGATTTAACAGTCACACCTTTGAAGGTGATTATACAAACAGCAGAGGGGACTCCTTCGGTCTTGATTACAGTTACAAACCAAGCAGCGATATTGAGCAGGTAAACGGTCGTATTCAGGCACGTATTCTGGCAAACTGGATAGCCGGTGGCGAAGTAAAATACTCCATCGCCCATGAGGAAACTGACGAAGCCACCGCTTCACTCACCTACCAGGCACTCTGCTGGTCTGTCAAATTTGAAACGAAATACACTCCAGCCGATACCACGTATCTCGTACTTTTTAAACTGGCCAATATCGGTGGTATAGGAATTAAATAG
- a CDS encoding MltA domain-containing protein: MSIKIRSGNLFFLLLLFLLCIVYYLFFADHYKPLHHLNKNQLPDFSDDMAYQSFLSAAENHLEFLQEREKSTLIVLGEYQFSIDQAVQSIREFSEEIHRNPSPENLQQYIRENYEVFQAGGRKTKRKREMLVTGYYEPVFVGSLTRTGPFIYPIYSPPKDLVSRKIKGKTLTGRMTAGGFTKYWTRAQIEKENVLKGYELVFLKDPFDAFLLQVQGSGRIRLRDNSIRTVRFAASNGHPYNSIGKLLVDEKKLPLDEVSVPRIRKYLDRHPNQLQRILNHNPRYIFFNWGTITHPGAAAVYFLLRADQ, from the coding sequence ATGTCAATAAAAATCCGATCCGGAAACTTATTCTTTCTGCTTCTTCTTTTTCTACTCTGTATTGTTTATTATCTTTTCTTTGCTGATCACTATAAACCTCTCCATCATCTCAACAAAAATCAGCTGCCCGATTTTTCAGATGACATGGCCTACCAGTCATTTTTATCCGCGGCCGAAAACCATCTGGAGTTTCTCCAAGAAAGAGAAAAAAGCACACTGATAGTTCTTGGAGAATATCAGTTTTCCATCGATCAGGCTGTACAATCGATCAGAGAGTTCAGCGAGGAAATCCATCGTAACCCCTCACCCGAAAACCTGCAGCAATATATTCGTGAAAACTACGAAGTGTTCCAGGCGGGAGGAAGAAAAACAAAAAGAAAAAGAGAGATGCTGGTCACAGGGTATTATGAACCTGTTTTTGTCGGCAGTCTCACCAGAACTGGCCCCTTTATTTACCCCATTTATTCTCCGCCAAAAGATCTTGTTTCCAGGAAAATCAAGGGAAAAACTCTCACCGGCAGAATGACTGCAGGTGGTTTTACGAAATACTGGACCAGGGCACAGATAGAAAAGGAAAACGTTCTCAAAGGATATGAACTTGTCTTCCTCAAGGACCCGTTTGACGCCTTTCTCCTCCAGGTACAGGGCTCAGGGAGAATCAGGCTCAGGGATAACAGTATCCGCACGGTACGGTTTGCCGCGTCCAACGGCCACCCTTACAACAGTATCGGCAAGCTGCTGGTGGATGAAAAAAAGCTGCCCCTTGACGAGGTCTCAGTACCGAGAATTCGGAAATATCTTGATCGTCACCCGAACCAGCTACAGCGTATTCTCAACCACAATCCCCGTTATATTTTTTTTAACTGGGGGACAATAACCCACCCAGGGGCAGCAGCGGTGTATTTCTTACTCCGGGCAGATCAATAG
- a CDS encoding Rne/Rng family ribonuclease, producing the protein MVTKKKTEKEKSVLKIKATTGAWWKSTVKEEPETVDAVEEVKKKSERAASNKKKVNRGAGKKATGRRSKGSSATDEKKKKPTASRKKSSSPQKKEEKQKPSRSRSPRKTELQAPVEQQAESQDQPVQEVKTQKEKNVSSEKGSRRREKKAEPVRKLLINAEEPEECRIALLEDGRLESIHVSSVTRTRTKNNIYKAKIVAIEPSLQAAFVDYGTDKNGFLPFSEIHPEYYKQDLDDNIREKVEAHQWKKLSISDVVEKGQEILAQVVKEEVGKKGANMTTYLSLPGRCVVLMPGSDSSGISRKISGEEKRTRLRDVMKSTKIPEGIGWIVRTASLDITKTALSRDVKYLLRLWEEIKKKGQSLEGVGLVYEDHHNVLMFLREHFDPSIVEILVDDPVALDQVKGFIELLPSKQKNVKVRLHRGSRPIFNQFSVEDQIESIYQPQVNLPSGGSIVINPTEALVAIDVNSGSTSKGKNFEASIFQANIEAANELARQLRLRDLGGLIVVDFIDMRSRKNILAVEREVKAAMKRDRAKVDFSRISKFGLMQISRQKLGAPIEAGNYRRCEHCKGRGTVRSVETLALFYLRRIQTAASRKQVVRIECHFPLDVASYLLNNKRQELYSMETKYDVEITIVAETSMKPADNELIFHRKEKEAKK; encoded by the coding sequence ATGGTTACAAAAAAAAAGACGGAAAAAGAGAAAAGTGTCCTCAAGATTAAAGCTACAACAGGTGCCTGGTGGAAAAGCACAGTAAAGGAAGAACCGGAAACTGTTGATGCTGTTGAAGAGGTAAAAAAGAAAAGCGAAAGAGCGGCTTCAAATAAAAAGAAAGTCAACAGAGGGGCCGGGAAAAAAGCAACCGGCAGGCGTTCAAAGGGTTCTTCGGCGACTGACGAAAAGAAAAAGAAGCCCACAGCATCCAGGAAAAAAAGTTCTTCTCCACAAAAGAAAGAGGAAAAGCAGAAACCATCTCGAAGTCGTTCGCCTCGTAAAACGGAGCTACAAGCTCCTGTGGAACAACAGGCGGAGTCGCAGGACCAACCTGTCCAAGAAGTAAAGACACAGAAAGAAAAAAATGTATCCAGCGAAAAGGGGAGTCGCCGGCGGGAGAAAAAAGCAGAACCTGTACGTAAACTGCTCATCAATGCGGAAGAACCTGAAGAGTGCAGAATAGCGCTGCTTGAGGATGGTCGCCTTGAATCCATTCATGTTTCCTCCGTCACGAGGACCCGCACAAAAAATAACATCTACAAGGCAAAAATTGTTGCCATTGAACCCAGTCTTCAGGCTGCTTTTGTTGATTACGGAACCGACAAAAACGGTTTTCTGCCGTTCAGTGAAATCCATCCGGAATATTACAAGCAGGATCTGGATGACAACATTCGGGAAAAGGTTGAAGCCCACCAGTGGAAGAAACTGAGTATTTCCGATGTGGTTGAAAAAGGACAGGAAATTCTGGCGCAGGTTGTCAAGGAGGAAGTAGGGAAAAAAGGGGCGAACATGACCACTTACCTCTCTCTTCCAGGTCGATGCGTTGTCCTGATGCCCGGCTCGGATTCCTCCGGAATATCGAGGAAAATTTCCGGAGAAGAGAAGCGGACTCGGCTGCGGGATGTCATGAAATCAACGAAAATACCGGAAGGGATCGGTTGGATCGTACGGACAGCCAGTCTGGATATCACCAAAACAGCTCTTTCCAGGGATGTCAAGTATCTGCTCAGGTTATGGGAAGAGATCAAGAAAAAGGGACAGTCCCTTGAAGGGGTTGGTCTGGTCTATGAGGATCATCACAATGTACTGATGTTTCTGCGCGAACACTTTGATCCGTCCATCGTGGAAATACTTGTTGATGATCCGGTGGCTCTGGACCAGGTGAAAGGGTTTATAGAGCTGCTTCCCTCCAAACAGAAAAATGTCAAGGTACGGCTGCACCGTGGTTCGAGGCCTATTTTTAACCAGTTCAGTGTAGAGGATCAGATTGAATCCATCTACCAGCCCCAGGTTAATCTTCCTTCGGGCGGTTCCATTGTCATAAATCCCACAGAAGCATTGGTTGCTATTGACGTGAACTCGGGTTCCACCTCCAAGGGCAAGAATTTTGAAGCCTCAATTTTCCAGGCCAATATTGAAGCGGCCAATGAGCTGGCACGGCAGTTGAGATTAAGGGATCTTGGCGGGCTTATTGTTGTCGATTTTATCGATATGCGGAGCAGGAAAAATATCCTTGCAGTGGAGCGTGAAGTGAAGGCGGCCATGAAGAGGGACCGGGCCAAGGTCGATTTCAGCAGGATCTCAAAATTCGGCCTGATGCAGATTTCCAGGCAGAAACTGGGGGCACCCATTGAAGCAGGGAATTACAGGAGATGTGAGCATTGCAAGGGACGGGGGACCGTGCGTTCCGTTGAGACCCTGGCCCTCTTTTACCTGCGGAGAATCCAGACTGCCGCCAGCAGAAAGCAGGTTGTCCGCATCGAATGCCATTTCCCCCTTGACGTGGCGTCCTATCTGCTGAACAATAAGCGGCAGGAACTGTACTCAATGGAAACAAAATATGATGTTGAGATTACCATTGTCGCAGAAACTTCCATGAAACCGGCGGACAATGAACTGATTTTTCACAGGAAGGAAAAAGAGGCAAAAAAATAA
- a CDS encoding dihydroorotate dehydrogenase has translation MEFVNNSRDAAPDLRVNIGGSLTIANPVMTASGTFGYAREFEQLMNLHRLGAVIVKGISLYPRQGNPPPRIVETPCGMLNAIGLQNVGVERFIAEKMVYLAGLNIPVIVNILGDSLDEYREITEKLAGVEGVAGLEVNISCPNVKKGGVAFGTDPAMAMAVTKAVKERADVPVMVKLSPNVSDITVMAKSVEDGGADAISLINTLIGMAVDVKTRKPVLGNIIGGLSGPAIKPIALRMVYQVAGCVSVPVIGIGGIENSEDALEFLLAGASAVQIGTASFVNPRASEEVVEGISAYVTAEKLPSVRSLIGALDVGLIEI, from the coding sequence ATGGAATTCGTAAACAATTCTCGGGATGCAGCACCCGATCTTCGGGTGAATATTGGTGGCTCTCTGACAATTGCCAATCCTGTCATGACCGCTTCGGGTACCTTCGGTTATGCCAGGGAATTTGAGCAGTTGATGAATCTGCATCGGCTGGGAGCTGTTATCGTCAAAGGTATTTCGCTCTATCCCCGTCAAGGAAACCCGCCACCCAGGATTGTTGAGACTCCATGTGGCATGCTCAATGCGATAGGCCTGCAGAATGTGGGTGTTGAGAGATTTATTGCGGAAAAAATGGTCTACCTGGCCGGACTTAATATACCTGTAATAGTCAACATCCTCGGCGATTCCCTGGATGAGTACAGGGAAATCACAGAAAAACTGGCAGGAGTTGAAGGTGTCGCCGGACTTGAAGTGAATATATCCTGCCCCAATGTGAAAAAGGGAGGAGTGGCTTTCGGGACTGATCCCGCCATGGCAATGGCGGTGACAAAGGCTGTCAAGGAGAGAGCGGATGTGCCGGTTATGGTCAAGCTTTCTCCCAATGTGTCGGACATTACCGTGATGGCTAAAAGTGTTGAAGACGGAGGAGCTGATGCTATTTCACTTATTAACACATTGATTGGCATGGCTGTTGATGTAAAAACAAGAAAGCCGGTTCTGGGGAATATCATTGGTGGCCTGTCCGGGCCCGCCATTAAACCGATTGCCCTGCGGATGGTGTACCAGGTCGCCGGATGTGTTTCTGTCCCGGTAATAGGTATCGGTGGTATTGAAAACAGCGAAGATGCCCTGGAATTCCTGTTAGCCGGGGCTTCAGCTGTTCAGATTGGTACAGCCAGTTTTGTCAATCCCAGGGCCAGTGAGGAGGTTGTTGAAGGCATCAGTGCTTACGTGACTGCGGAGAAACTGCCTTCGGTGAGAAGTCTGATCGGTGCACTCGATGTTGGTTTAATAGAAATATAA
- a CDS encoding 3D domain-containing protein, with translation MAFLSSRRPVIDNKGKVTGWIPMNRFVFPQDSGSAIRGTGRVDMFWGHGEYARAAANTMKEPGKLYFLIKKPGT, from the coding sequence ATCGCTTTTCTTTCCAGCAGAAGACCAGTCATAGACAACAAGGGGAAGGTAACAGGCTGGATCCCCATGAATCGTTTTGTCTTTCCCCAGGACTCAGGTTCCGCAATCCGGGGAACAGGCAGGGTTGACATGTTCTGGGGTCATGGAGAATATGCCAGGGCTGCAGCAAATACTATGAAAGAACCGGGAAAACTCTATTTTCTCATAAAAAAACCTGGGACCTGA
- the aroA gene encoding 3-phosphoshikimate 1-carboxyvinyltransferase translates to MRSDGKPVFLGNNGTATRFLTSVASLGRGRFIIDGDERMHVRPIDPLIDALRGWGVDISSMKGTGCPPLKIEAGGIEGGTTILPEGKSSQYLSSLLLVAPYAGKEAELRVEGEVLSKPYVAMTLAVMADFGIEVDAAPDFSRFTVPRGCYRPREYEIEGDGSNASYFWAAAAVTGGSVTVENVPVPSLQGDVMLVPLLGRMGCNVVRSGKTITLHGSERLEGITVDMGDMPDVVPTLAVVAAFAHGKTEINNIAHLRIKECDRLSAVVTELGKLGVKTEEFEDRMVIHGDGGKNLRGAEIETYEDHRMAMSMAVAGLRVPGVIIRGEECVAKSFPDFWERFALLTD, encoded by the coding sequence ATCAGATCGGACGGGAAACCCGTTTTTCTCGGTAACAACGGAACGGCCACCCGTTTTCTCACGTCCGTTGCTTCTCTTGGTCGGGGAAGATTTATCATTGACGGGGACGAGAGGATGCATGTCCGGCCCATTGATCCATTGATAGATGCTTTGAGAGGCTGGGGTGTTGATATTTCTTCCATGAAGGGTACCGGGTGCCCGCCGCTTAAAATCGAAGCCGGTGGTATTGAAGGGGGTACTACGATTCTGCCGGAGGGGAAATCCAGCCAGTATCTTTCCTCTCTTTTACTGGTGGCGCCTTATGCCGGAAAAGAAGCTGAACTGCGTGTGGAAGGTGAGGTACTCTCAAAACCGTATGTTGCCATGACCCTGGCCGTGATGGCCGATTTTGGAATTGAAGTGGACGCTGCCCCTGATTTCAGCAGGTTTACTGTGCCCCGTGGGTGTTACCGGCCAAGGGAATACGAGATTGAAGGAGATGGGTCCAATGCTTCATATTTCTGGGCAGCAGCCGCAGTGACAGGTGGGTCGGTTACCGTTGAAAATGTTCCTGTTCCCTCTCTCCAGGGCGACGTCATGCTGGTTCCCCTTCTGGGCCGGATGGGTTGTAACGTGGTTCGTTCGGGTAAAACAATCACCCTGCACGGCAGTGAGCGGCTGGAGGGAATTACTGTGGACATGGGGGATATGCCCGATGTCGTCCCCACACTGGCTGTTGTTGCCGCTTTTGCCCATGGTAAAACGGAAATAAATAATATTGCCCATCTGCGCATCAAGGAATGTGATCGGTTGTCCGCCGTGGTTACAGAGCTTGGAAAACTGGGTGTGAAGACAGAGGAATTTGAAGACCGTATGGTGATTCATGGTGATGGAGGCAAAAACCTGAGAGGTGCCGAGATTGAGACCTATGAAGATCACAGGATGGCAATGAGTATGGCCGTGGCCGGTTTACGGGTACCGGGTGTGATAATACGTGGGGAGGAGTGTGTGGCAAAATCTTTTCCGGACTTCTGGGAGCGATTTGCTCTTCTGACCGACTGA
- a CDS encoding CsgG/HfaB family protein, translating to MRNSFLAFMSLTIFSLSVFLSGCVPTSTGAGGSASLQANKTADQSLYKPVNYANANKKGPTVIVLPGKIKNSNASFTQKVTPNNIADFAEIELSNANFKVLERTDLGPMLKEVELAVSMGNPSALQKFKRGKFKSTKWFIKFDILKAEKVAAAGQGFDGAAIGSIFGSVVGGLTGTVGSTTIRSAKASEDAAVWIIGLRYKIVDASTSEQVATGYVEKKMETGKKTQGLLGISGNAEQLTTLDTIVQRLVQEAVVKIDQRK from the coding sequence ATGAGAAACAGTTTTCTTGCCTTTATGTCACTGACAATTTTTTCCCTTTCCGTCTTTCTATCCGGTTGTGTTCCCACCAGCACAGGTGCCGGCGGATCGGCATCTCTGCAGGCCAATAAAACAGCTGATCAGAGTTTATACAAACCCGTTAATTATGCCAATGCAAACAAAAAAGGACCGACGGTCATCGTCCTTCCTGGAAAAATAAAAAACAGCAATGCCTCATTTACCCAGAAAGTCACACCAAATAATATTGCCGATTTTGCTGAAATTGAGCTGAGTAATGCCAACTTCAAGGTTCTTGAGCGAACGGATCTCGGTCCCATGTTGAAAGAAGTCGAACTGGCTGTAAGTATGGGGAATCCTTCAGCCCTACAGAAATTCAAGCGTGGTAAATTCAAGTCCACAAAATGGTTTATAAAGTTTGATATCCTCAAGGCTGAAAAAGTGGCCGCGGCCGGACAGGGCTTTGACGGTGCTGCAATCGGCTCCATTTTCGGCTCTGTCGTGGGTGGCCTGACCGGAACAGTGGGGTCAACAACTATCAGGTCAGCAAAGGCAAGCGAAGATGCAGCAGTATGGATTATCGGTTTACGTTATAAAATTGTCGATGCTTCTACAAGTGAACAGGTTGCCACAGGATACGTGGAGAAGAAAATGGAAACCGGCAAGAAAACCCAGGGTCTTCTCGGAATATCTGGAAATGCTGAACAGCTGACAACTCTTGATACCATAGTACAACGTCTGGTGCAGGAGGCAGTTGTAAAAATAGATCAGAGGAAATAG
- a CDS encoding transposase: MSVQQRRKYDPDFKRNAVLLSEEPGKAVTEIADNLGISRDLLYRWRREYRARENYSFSGNGRESLTPQEQKVRDLEKRLRDAEMERDILKKAMAIFSRTPK, from the coding sequence ATGAGTGTTCAACAGAGAAGAAAATACGATCCAGATTTTAAACGCAATGCGGTTCTATTGTCAGAAGAACCTGGGAAGGCAGTAACTGAAATAGCTGACAACCTTGGTATCTCAAGAGATTTGCTTTACCGATGGAGAAGAGAATACAGAGCCAGAGAAAACTATTCTTTTTCAGGGAATGGCAGAGAGTCTCTGACACCTCAGGAGCAAAAAGTAAGAGATCTCGAAAAGAGGCTCAGGGATGCCGAGATGGAGCGGGATATATTAAAAAAAGCCATGGCCATCTTCAGCAGGACACCGAAATGA
- a CDS encoding SAM hydrolase/SAM-dependent halogenase family protein: MSIEPIITLTTDFGLNDEYVAVLKGVILTLAPRTRIIDITHNLPPRDIHAASRILERSCPFFPENTIHLAIVDPGVGGKRKILSVWSGSFLFIGPDNGILTPFLLSEDLKAIHKISNNALFLKKVSKSFHGRDIMAPVAAHLAMGIPPCDLGPALKREECVLLDMSRPHIEKNTLTGKIISTDRFGNLCTNISRTIFRQFTSKKQFIITVGSLTLNSVSNTYEEHDHGQPLAIFDSHDMLEIAASGGDGAEKFSLSPGSVITITISDYS; the protein is encoded by the coding sequence GTGTCCATTGAACCGATCATCACACTGACCACCGATTTTGGCCTGAACGACGAATACGTTGCAGTTTTAAAAGGGGTCATCCTGACCCTGGCGCCACGTACCCGTATTATAGATATAACACACAATCTGCCCCCCAGGGATATTCACGCCGCATCCCGTATTCTGGAAAGATCATGCCCCTTCTTTCCCGAAAATACAATCCATCTGGCCATAGTCGATCCCGGTGTTGGCGGCAAAAGAAAGATCCTTTCAGTCTGGTCCGGATCATTTCTCTTTATAGGACCGGATAACGGTATCCTGACACCGTTTCTTCTCTCTGAAGATCTCAAAGCTATCCACAAGATAAGCAATAACGCGCTCTTTTTGAAAAAGGTCAGCAAATCATTCCATGGGCGAGATATCATGGCACCTGTCGCCGCCCATCTGGCCATGGGGATTCCTCCCTGTGACCTTGGCCCGGCACTGAAAAGAGAAGAATGTGTTCTGCTTGATATGTCCCGGCCACATATCGAAAAAAACACACTCACAGGCAAAATAATCTCCACCGACAGATTCGGAAACCTGTGCACCAATATTTCCCGAACAATCTTCCGACAGTTCACCAGTAAAAAACAATTTATCATAACTGTCGGTTCTCTGACCCTGAACTCTGTCAGTAACACCTACGAGGAACATGATCATGGCCAGCCATTGGCAATTTTCGACAGTCATGACATGCTTGAGATTGCGGCAAGCGGTGGTGATGGTGCAGAAAAATTTTCCCTGTCTCCAGGAAGCGTGATCACTATTACAATATCGGATTACTCTTGA